A window of the Hordeum vulgare subsp. vulgare chromosome 5H, MorexV3_pseudomolecules_assembly, whole genome shotgun sequence genome harbors these coding sequences:
- the LOC123452853 gene encoding probable CoA ligase CCL12 produces the protein MAATARSSVGEIQAADVEAAGLAAADAGPFLAALRSAAGKDAAAAWKAVVAAGVLRPDHPHALHQLVYYSVYAGWDRAQRGPPSYWFPSPTDCKETNLGRVMEQNGPKLLGASYKDPISSFGLFHKFSVHNQEVYWKIVLKELSIKFVRQPKTILDASDKSNKGGAWFPGAVLNIAECCLLPWPSQNKTDDSTAIVWRDEGFDDCPVNRMSLKELRTQVMTVANALDTMFQKGDRIAIDMPMTCNAVIVYLAIILGGFVVVGIADSFAPQEIATRMRVAKAKAIFTQDFIIRGWKKFPLYSRVMEGTSSKAIVIPATGDRLGVTLRNGDMSWKDFLSRAAGRSSMYSPVYQSADALINILFSSGTTGEPKAIPWTQLCPIRCGADTWAHLDVRPKDIGLWPTNLGWVMGPIQLFSCFLNGATLALYHGSPLGRGFCKFVQDARVSVLGSVPSLVKSWKAGNLTEGLDWTKIRVLATTGEASDIDDNLWLSSRTCYKPIVECCGGTELASSYIQGSLLQPQAFGAFSGASMSTGFVILDEQGNAYPDDLPCSGEVGLFPLYFGATNRLLNADHDKVYFDGMPIYRGRQLRRHGDIIQRTVGGYYIVQGRADDTMNLGGIKTSSVEIERVCNGADEGLLETAAVSIKPSGGGPEQLAILAVLKDRSATCDTNLLKSKFQRAIQRNLNPLFRVSYVKVVPEFPRTASNKLLRRVLRDQLKQELANHSKL, from the exons ATGGCGGCGACCGCCAGGAGCAGCGTGGGGGAGATCCAGGCGGCCGACGTGGAGGCGGCCGGGCTCGCCGCGGCCGACGCGGGGCCCTTCCTCGCCGCGCTCCGCTCGGCGGCCGGCAAAGACGCGGCCGCCGCGTGGAAGGCGGTCGTGGCGGCGGGGGTGCTGCGGCCGGACCACCCGCACGCGCTCCACCAGCTGGTCTACTACTCCGTCTACGCCGGCTGGGACCGCGCCCAGCGCGGCCCGCCGTCCTACTGGTTCCCCTCCCC GACTGACTGCAAGGAAACGAATCTTGGGAGAGTGATGGAACAGAATGGACCCAAGCTGTTAGGAGCATCATATAAGGATCCAATTTCAAGCTTTGGCCTCTTCCACAAGTTCTCTGTTCATAATCAGGAG GTCTACTGGAAAATAGTGCTCAAGGAGCTCTCCATCAAGTTTGTACGACAACCAAAGACGATTCTGGACGCATCAGATAAATCAAACAAGGGAGGGGCGTGGTTCCCAGGTGCAGTGCTCAACATTGCTGAATGTTGTCTGCTACCTTGGCCTTCCCAGAACAAGACAGATGATAGCACAGCTATTGTCTGGAGGGATGAGGGCTTTGATGACTGCCCAGTGAACCGCATGTCCTTGAAGGAGCTTCGCACCCAAGTGAT GACTGTTGCAAATGCCCTTGATACCATGTTCCAAAAGGGCGACCGGATTGCAATAGACATGCCAATGACGTGCAATGCGGTCATTGTTTATTTGGCAATCATCCTTGGAGGTTTTGTTGTTGTGGGAATAGCAGACAGTTTCGCACCTCAGGAGATTGCAACTCGCATGAGGGTCGCAAAAGCAAAGGCAATTTTTACTCAG GATTTCATAATTAGGGGATGGAAGAAATTTCCACTTTACAG CCGTGTCATGGAGGGGACTTCATCTAAAGCTATTGTAATTCCTGCAACTGGAGACCGTCTGGGAGTTACACTAAGAAATGGTGATATGTCCTGGAAGGATTTTCTTTCTCGTGCTGCCGGAAG GTCATCCATGTACTCTCCAGTTTATCAATCTGCAGACGCCCTAATTAATATACTGTTTTCATCAGGAACAACAG GAGAGCCAAAAGCTATACCGTGGACACAGCTTTGTCCCATAAGATGTGGGGCTGATACCTGGGCACATTTGGATGTTCGCCCAAAGGACATTGGCCTGTGGCCTACAAATCTGGGTTGGGTTATGGGACCCATACAATTATTCTCATGCTTCCTAAATGGTGCGACATTGGCTTTATATCATGGTTCTCCACTTGGACGTGGCTTCTGCAAATTTGTGCAG GATGCCCGTGTGAGTGTATTAGGATCTGTGCCTAGCTTGGTGAAATCATGGAAGGCTGGTAATCTTACTGAAGGGCTAGACTGGACTAAAATCAG GGTACTTGCCACAACAGGGGAGGCTTCTGATATTGATGATAATCTGTGGCTATCTTCACGTACCTGTTACAAACCCATTGTTGAGTGCTGTGGGGGCACAGAGCTGGCATCCTCATACATTCAAGGGAGTCTTCTGCAGCCACAAGCTTTTGGAGCTTTCAGTGGTGCATCAATGTCCACTGGGTTTGTCATACTCGATGAACAGGGAAATGCATAT CCTGATGATCTACCTTGCTCTGGAGAAGTGGGTCTCTTCCCTTTATATTTTGGTGCTACCAATCGGCTTCTCAATGCTGACCACGATAAGGTTTACTTTGATGGAATGCCCATTTACAGAGGACGG CAACTCCGACGACATGGAGATATAATCCAGAGGACAGTAGGTGGTTACTATATTGTACAGGGCAGAGCAGATGACACTATGAATCTTGGAGGGATTAAG ACAAGCTCAGTGGAGATTGAACGGGTTTGTAATGGAGCCGATGAGGGTCTGCTAGAAACAGCAGCTGTTAGCATCAAACCTTCCGGCGGGGGACCAGAGCAACTGGCTATCttggcagtgctaaaagatagatcCGCAACATGCGATACAAATCTTCTGAAGAGCAAGTTCCAGAGAGCCATCCAGAGGAACCTCAACCCCCTTTTCAGG GTGAGCTATGTCAAAGTCGTCCCCGAATTCCCGAGAACTGCTTCAAACAAGCTGCTGAGAAGGGTC